The Klebsiella sp. RHBSTW-00484 genome includes a window with the following:
- a CDS encoding alpha/beta fold hydrolase — protein MNSFFSSQAGATVRWLDLPGRGEPIVFIHGLGCASTYDYPRVAADPALAGRRMLLVDLPGYGYSDKPASFGYRTGDQAKVVVELLEHLALTRCYLYGHSMGGSIAIEAAELLAERVLALLVAEPNLYPGGGMYSRRIAEQPEDRFIAQGYGDMLSAETSPWAGCLQNSAPRAVWRGASSLVKGVTPSWFTRFSALACRKALVYGELSLPAQEAIDVKAVGIPLFIVPQAGHSMAWENPEALAQTLADFYFSAES, from the coding sequence ATGAACAGTTTCTTTTCCTCTCAAGCTGGCGCCACCGTGCGCTGGCTTGATCTGCCCGGTCGCGGCGAACCTATTGTTTTTATTCACGGCCTGGGCTGCGCCTCTACGTATGATTATCCTCGCGTAGCCGCCGATCCCGCGCTGGCAGGGCGGCGGATGCTCCTTGTTGATTTACCCGGTTATGGCTATAGCGATAAACCGGCCTCTTTTGGCTATCGCACCGGCGATCAGGCAAAAGTGGTGGTCGAACTACTGGAACACTTAGCGCTTACACGCTGCTATTTATATGGACACAGCATGGGGGGCAGCATTGCGATTGAAGCGGCAGAACTGCTTGCTGAGCGGGTATTAGCGCTGCTGGTGGCCGAGCCTAATCTGTATCCCGGCGGGGGGATGTACAGCAGACGCATTGCTGAACAACCTGAGGATCGCTTTATTGCTCAGGGCTACGGCGACATGCTATCGGCTGAAACATCACCCTGGGCAGGTTGCCTGCAAAACAGCGCTCCCCGGGCCGTCTGGCGCGGGGCAAGCAGCCTGGTGAAAGGTGTTACGCCTTCCTGGTTTACCCGCTTTAGCGCTTTAGCCTGCCGTAAGGCCCTGGTCTACGGAGAACTTTCTCTCCCCGCGCAGGAAGCCATTGACGTTAAAGCCGTCGGAATCCCGCTGTTTATTGTTCCCCAGGCAGGGCACTCGATGGCCTGGGAGAACCCCGAAGCATTGGCCCAAACGCTGGCCGATTTTTACTTTAGCGCTGAGTCTTAA
- a CDS encoding GhoT/OrtT family toxin encodes MTVYQKMLVFYAVMGCICAVISWFLTKESRWIRLLAALLIGATWPFSFPMALLVSLF; translated from the coding sequence ATGACCGTATACCAGAAAATGCTGGTTTTTTATGCCGTTATGGGATGTATCTGTGCCGTGATAAGCTGGTTCTTAACCAAAGAGAGCCGTTGGATACGTCTGCTTGCCGCATTGTTGATCGGCGCGACCTGGCCGTTCAGCTTCCCGATGGCGCTGCTGGTCTCGTTGTTCTGA
- the yncL gene encoding stress response membrane protein YncL gives MDVSSKTVILINVGAALALISLLSVRFGWFY, from the coding sequence ATGGATGTTTCCAGCAAAACCGTCATTCTGATTAATGTCGGCGCAGCACTTGCGCTCATCAGCCTGTTGTCCGTTCGTTTTGGTTGGTTTTACTGA